TACTTCTTCCTTGGTTACGATGCCTTCTTTAACAGGGAGATTGCAAGAAAGTGGAAACGCTTTCTAGGTCTATCACTTGTACAGAAACGTAGCGCTtggtttgtttttgttataaaaaaaatcttcaaacTTGGACATAGatatttacttgtttattttattaagattatattttagGAGTCGTTGTCACTTTTGATTCTATGAGAAATTAGAAGAATCTCAGCTCGATACTTTCACAGTTACGCTTTTGTTCTGTTGCAGAGGTACTTTTGACAGACAGGACAGCGTTCGTTCCGATTATATGTCCGACAGAGATGGTAGATATGGAATCGTTCAACAAGCATCCTTGGAGAGTACGGACTCGAGGCTTTGTTACTTGACGTCTTCGGAGGTGAGTTATCCAAGTAGCTGTTGACCTTATCGTGTCGATATATCAAGATTCCTCTGAAGTACCTCATCGATGTCGTTGTATCGAATGTTTGACATGAGTACCGTGTCTCTATAGGGGCGTTAGAGAGGGCGAGAAGAGAATCACGTTTTAAAAAGGACATCGGCCAATCTCGTCAACCGactatctcttttattcttttcccttctttttctttttttgtttataactCAAATGTTTTTTCCTAAATATAACCGTGAAACATAACGTAGTACGGGATAGTTTGTGAAAAAAACGtgaaattatgaaagaagCGAGAGATGTTGGATTTTTTTtggtgatttctttttttcttttcccttctaatTTTAATGTAGGCACGAGCGAAATATTTAAACTCGGATAAGCATTCATACCGCGACGAAAAGAAGACTTAAAACGCACAATTTTACCGACACTATCAcatctactctctctctctctctttctctttagcttcttcttcttcgacttcATATAAACCGGCAAGcgcgagaaaaagagcgacTCGAAGCAACCGTGGCGCGACGTGGAGGCATTAGTTTTAAAGACTCTTTGAAGTGATCTCTCCCTGCTGCTTGTTTTAAACATCCATTTGCGATTTAAAGCCTTGTAACAGTACGACATTTTCTCGGGCGGTTTGCATCAATGAGCCGCGACagcgactacgacgacgaacgTTTACGCTTGAAAAAGCAAgcgtcatttttatttctgggATTCCAAGATATACGAGAATTATTCGATACGTTTTTACTCTTCATAAGGATAAATCATTTCGTAAATTCCTCCGTTTATGATTTTCGATGTACGTACATCATCCGTTCGGACTTTAAACAAATCCGgcgtatttaaattaattacacatGAGCCAATTTATTGCCAGCAAGTTTACGgaaatacgtacatagattTCGTGTCGTGTACATTGATTTATTTAGTAATTATTGGATAAACATTATACGATAATTAGTAGATTAGTGCagttatttattgatattgcATCCAGTTTTTCATTATGAGTGAGTTCGATAATTCAGGATATCGAGGAACTAAAATTTTGCTAATTTATCGCTCACGAGAATTCGTgtgaaacgatattttttctctcgttaagATCATCgttgaaagagaataatagaaattggATAGATCGATAATGCTATTATTCGTACTTACAGCATTGGCCCGAATAGAAAAAGGGATATGTGTGTCAGCATCGCGTAcgtttgttttatcttttactctctttgtctctctctctctctctctctctctctctctctttctgatcCGCATCGCGTGGGAGGGTAAACGCATACACCTGTAGACATCTTTCTTGCGGGAACATCGATGAGAATAGGCGAGTGCACGAGAGCGTGGAAAGAGTGCATTGCACACGCGGTGCAACGcgctttcctcttttctctctctttctcttttttgttgacATATGTTTGATGATGATGCTCGCATACATATATCCGAGAAACATCGATAACCCGCTGACTTTGTTTCTCGTCTGCGACTCGTTTGAATCCGTCGTCAACCGCAACCCCTTTGACTGCAAGCATTGCTCTGTTTCCCGTTGCTTCCTATGTGGTTATATGCATATAACGTGTATCTTTTTGTGTAAAATATCCGTAGGCATCAAATATTTGcagatatatacttatgtacgcgtaggtatatatgtttttGCGTGTTGTTTTAACGCCATTTCACAAGAGACCAAAAGGCGGTCTCTTACAACAGGTGCATGCGCAAACGTATCATCCgttctttcatcattttttcctATAGTTTTTCTCTTGCTCGGTGATAATACCGATAAATGTGATAAAAGTCAGGTCGCGGTTTAAATCTCCGCATATAGTTTAAGCGACGATAAATAGAGGGGAAAAAGTTTCACGCGTTTGAAAAGGTTTCCTTCAATTAACGCGCTGTATCCTTAGAAAGGTCTACGGGCAacgtttctatcgttttcAAAGTAGCGAAATGTCAcgacatatattttctaacgttagctaaaagattatataatttacgaaGCGTATAATCGATTGAGTTAACCCCCTTGATCGAAGCATGAGACGGAACGTCTATTCGAGACCTAATGCGCACACTCCCATACACGCAGATGGACGCGCGTGCTCGTGCAAcgcatagaaaaatattccgCGATCTTTGCGAGAGGTTACGAAAGCAATCGCTACCCTTTCATATTTCGCAATTAATCGACGAAATGCTTATTCTCTTGGCCGATCAATAAAGCAAACCGATGACGAGTGCTTTCGTCCGCGATTCGAACGCGATTCTCCCGCTCTTTCCCGGACCACTCGGTATCCTACAGTGgcatcgattaaaattttgtcGCAAAGCACAAACATCCGTCCGTATccatacacacatagatatgtacgtatatggcGTACTCTAAATGGGGCGATGCGCGCGCTATATCCAATCGAGGAAGGACACGCGATATATTTCGTTGGCATTTCGACGTCCGTATTCGGGATCTACGTCGAATTTTAGGAGAAGGATTCACTACGTTGTCCTTTTGTTATGTTCATACATTTGTGGAAGAATCGTGCCGCATTTTCCAAGTCCCCGCAGTGGAAGCGCATCCGTCGTTCCTAGTCGAGCACTTTCCAAACACGCTTTCTCTCCATCCCCTCCCCTCTTTCGCTCTTCCTAGCAAAGGAATAggaagagggtgagagagagagagatagagagatggtACGATTGCGcgttagagagagaaggagtaaagagaaagagaaagagaaagaaagagagagagagagagagggggagagacagagagagagagagagagagagagagagagagagagaggaatagaagGGGTTGGTTTTTCCTACTCCCACCACAATCCCTACTACCGTGGCTCCTGTTCCGCCTCTTCCTTCCCCTCGACACCTCGTTTACCCTCCAGAAGGAGCGAGGTATTGATTCCCCTCGCGGTAGCAGCTTCTCTACCCTGTTCTCCGGCGGTAGTCCGAAGCTGAGCACGTTCGCGACCGCTGCAGACTCGCTCGAGGAAGCGACTCGCGCGCTCAGCatcctctctatctatccatctccctctctttctctctctctctctctctctctctctttcctcgaagcgcacacacacgtacacgtacacacacacaaacgcacacgaacacacacacacacatacacacgcgcacgAAAACACTGGAACGCAGCCTCGTTCGTCCGAAGCTTCCCTCAGTCAGGATCTCTCCTTCGTCGTTCCCGTAAGAGGAGAGCACTTAAGCGAGCATAGTCGTTTTTACGAGCGAGCCCGAAACATCCGTTCACCGGTGTCGTCAATTGCTAGAAGGTGTCATCCGGTGTTCACCGCCGGGTTCTCCACGGAGGACCGCCAAGTCCACCGGAGGAGCATATCCGGCGGAAATTGCCGTCCTTTTTATCATCAAGATGGAAGAAAGGGGATATCTGCAACGAATTTATCCGCGAATCTTctatcgacgatcgatcttACGATAGATGACGAAATATATACGCATCTATCTCGTTCGTTCCAACTCGTAACAGTTTGCGGTGATCCACGATCTAGATTTCGTCGAAGGGTCGATCCATCGTTCGTTGTGCACTTAATAGGTGAAGGATGTGCAGCTGTTGCTTCGTCTCGTCGCGTAACTTTGTCGATGACTCGCTTTTGCTTTCGATACATTAATTGTTGAAATTCGAAGCTCGTGTGGAATGTTTAAAACTGAACGTACAACGTAGAAACTTTTGCTCCGTGCTCGAGGAGCTTGTTTGCGCGCACGGTGTGTGTTTAACGTACCTGGATATATTCTTCATCTTGCATTACATTCGTCTCCCTTATACTTCTATCCACTTGCCTTAGAAATCGGTGATGTTTTTATCGTCGAGTATGAAACTTTTTCGTCAGAAGAGAACAGACGAAAAGTCCGTGTTAACCGGGGAGATCTGATTTATTCTCAAGGAATCGTCGGTTTTGTGATAGAACTGCTGGTAGAAGAGAACGCGGTGTAAGATCGTTACGATAGTTCGtcgagagaagagggagaggaaggaaggaaaggaaaggaagggaaagtTCGTCGGGCGAAGGGTATACTCGCGTGATCGATCAGCAGAAATTATTTCTCGTGATAACgagaatttattatctaagtatacgtatatgtatattcaaatAGATCAAAagggaggagaaaagagaaaagagaaaaaatacaaaacaaagaaagaaacgtgatATCGCGAAAGACGCAACATACCTATTTTTATACGGAGAAATTCGTTTCTATGTGTGTATTGCACAAAATATTCTGTATACTTACTTTTAAGAGCGTTAAAAGAACGTTTTGCGTCATTGCGAGCAGCCATAAAGGCTGATAAGCAAGTTTGGCTCGTTGACAGAAAAGGCTGCAGCGACTAAGCGATACACCGATGATCTTCGAGgacaaacgaaagagaaagagatcggtTTGATAAAGTTAGTTGAAGTTAGAGTCGACGAGAAAGCCTTTTGGGCGAATCGACGGTGATAAGTACGGTGACGAGGACCGTTTTGTCTTTAAAAGGTTCTCCGTACGAGTACCTTCGaggaaatatagaatatatatctatatattcatacatacacacaaatacacacacgcacgcacacacacgcgcacacgcacacgcacacgcacacacgtaagtacgtacgtagatacatatacgttGCACGATTACATTAAAGGATAGATCAATAGCGTAGcgagtttagaaaaaaagagtgcaAAAAAGATCTGCCTTATTCGATATGATCTTTTAATTCGAGGATGATGAAACCGACCGTAAAATACATCGACGACGATGTATGATCAAATTTTTTGAGACATCGATGCTAACGGAGTGATCAAATCGCAAAGAGATACGAAACGTGTGATATTTAGTTCGATCAATATCGTAACATGTTCCGCGCGTACAGactattcgttttttattttacttctacCATAGTGATCGGCATGTTAAGATCGATCGCGACAAAAATCGAACCCTTGGTAATGACTTTAGTCCAGCAGATCGTCGAATTATACGACAAGGATCGAGAATTTTATGCTTCGTAGACGTTATGTCACGAATCGGTGTGTCTTTTTGCTTGAGGAGATAAAGCAAAGGGTGATTCAAGAAGAGGTAGAGTACAAAAGTCCTTGTTACTTGGTACGAGTAATACTCGCTAACATCGAGCTTAAAAGGAAAGTTAGTCTGCTGCAGCGGGCATATTTTGCGAGCGAAACACCGCCGTTTCCTCTACCGTCCAAAAGACAATAAAATGGAAGAGGAAGGCTTCATTTCGGATGGAAGAACGAGAACCTTAGAGTCCATTCATCAGACGACCCAGGAATTATTCGTGAAAAACCGCACGTTTGAGCGGCCTTCTTAAGATCCATCCAGCCCAAAAaagctctctttcttcgtccaaTCAAAGCATCGACAGAACGACGAATAATGGTAGAGCCGAGATGGGCGATCAAATGTATGAATAGTACCCTGGATCTGTTGAGTTTGAGTAGTAGCTATACGGATCTGAAGACGTTATATAAGCAACAGTCGAAGAAATATTACTGCCTTTGTCGTCGTCACACGATCAgcgtaatatcgataaatgaGTGGAAGAAATTGTATTGGTTCAATTGCAAGAACGTCCGGGAGAAGGTCAATTACGGTCTTGGCGAAGGTTATTATCACAAACTTCTCAGAATAATTAACGGCGCGTTAAATACTTGGGCGCAATATTATATCGACGGTCTGAGTGTTGCCCGTAGGGATATCATGTTCAAGATAAACGGCACCGCGAAGAAAAACATGAAGCTCTTGAAGGAGGGATGCTACTGTCATTACCATCCGCACATTACGGCGGATGCGTGCAACGCCGACTTTCTCAAAAAAGTCGTAAGTTTCTGGGCCACCGTGAGCCCTGGAAGAATACGCGATAAACTACGCGAAAGACTAACTACAACTTACACCATTAAAAAGGTAGAGACGTGAGTCCCCGCGAAAtgatcttttattctttcggatatgtttttatctttcgctctctccctccctctagctcttccttctatcttatttctattctttcgcCCTATTTTCGTTCCCATTTTTCAGCATCTTTCTACGCCCCTCACTCCCAATTCCTCTTGAAAATTGTATCCGATGCGGAACACGACGAGCAATCTTGGAAGCATGTTTGGAAGTACATTCCTATCAGATATCTCGCGCAACATTATCGAAATTAGGAATTCCCTGTTGTACAAGTTTTGCACGCTCGAACGATCAACCATTCGTGTTATCGATGCACAGGGCACATCCCTGGAGCAGTGCCACGATACCCACCTAGATTTTATTTTGCTCTACCAAAGCGTTCTTTCGTATAAACTTCATTCCCCACTCGAGTCTCTCGTTTAAATTTCCTTCTTACAATTTTCTAAatgttaagaaaagaaaagcgatgATTGTCTACCTATTTAAAGAATGTTCTCACACGTTACATCAATACACTTATACACCGAAATTTGTACGATTTGTAAATCCTATCTGCCAAAGGTTTTAGCGTTTCCTCGAATGGACAAgatttcttccttatttttagATGTCGGATGACGATAGAATGTCTCTTACGACTGCAGtcagcgacgacgacgatggtgaAAGCGTCATAAATTCGCCCTATCGAGGAAAACAAACTGGAACTGCTGCGGCTTCGTTCAATTGCACCGGTGCTGTTAGGAAAGCAgggtaaaaaaatattattttgatatcacAGTTTGTTATCCGCATGGAACTGagaacgtatacgtatgttccgtactatttttatacgtaaaaataaattaatatcacttGTCGAATTTCGATATGTTACGATTTAAGAATAATTCCAGTCGAGCCTACGCATGTCGTTCCGAGTCCATGGGAATCTATGTCGCTCGTACGTACAACGATTTCGAAAAAGCACTTAAACTTCGTCGATCCGCAGTTTCCTCAGCGTGAAGAAATGGTTGTTACGTAAGAAGCATCAAATTGAGCTTGCAAGGAAAAGAGGCTGGAAGGGTTACTGGGTCTGTCTGAAAGGGACCACGCTTCTTTTCTACCCTTGCGATTCGCAAGAAAGTAGAGCCATGGAAGCGGCACCTAAGCATTTAATTATCGTCGATGGTGCTATTATGCAGCCAATTCCGGAGCACCCGAAGAGGGACTACATATTTTGCCTGAGCACCGCTTTCGGCGATGCTTATCTTTTTCAGGtgacgagaataaaaaaagaaagaaaaaaggaaaagcgttcgttcgttcgtttgcggCGCATAATTCCTTCTTTCTAAAACGGCTCctcgagaggaaaaaaatgcgTCTTATTTGATTTGCAGGCGCCGTGTCAAGTAGAACTCGAAAACTGGGTGAATAGCATACATTCTGCCTGTGCAGCCGCATTCGCTCGTCATCGTGGTAAGACCGGGACTTTACATCTTCTTCAGGAGGAGATCTTTCGTTTGGAGAAGGCGATAGAATCGGTAGggccaatttcttttttcgtcacGTTCGTCGGTTCGACTCGCGCTTCTCGCGAAATTTAGTTTAATACCCTTTATCTAGGATCACAAGATGAAACACATGGCCGATCTTCAGCAATCCGTCGTGTCCGACGTCGAGACGAAGCAGCAGATCAACAATCAAATAGTACAGTGGGAAGAAAATCTGGAACGCCTTCATTGCGAGCAATTCCGTTTAAGATGTTATATGGCCAGTTTGCAGAGCGGGGAATTACCTAATCCGAAGGTTAGTAACTATAATAGTGAGAAAGTCGATTTTGTTCGTATTTTTCATACGATTTATGGTCGCACGAGGGAAGAAACTTTTGCAGAAGAACATTTCGATTTACTCTGGTTCGGTAAACGCGATGCGCGTAGCCATATCGACCGAACGTAAATAGAACATGTAGGAATTGCAGCTGTGTAATTTCCAATAAAttaacgtcgtcgtcgaagtTAAGAGGCACGCTGAGCGTAAATTCCAGCTCGTCTTAAAAACAATTGCTttaatctatctctctctctctctctctctctctctctctctctctctctctctctctttctctctatctttctctttcataacAGAGTCTACTGACACACGTATCTCGCGCGACGAAGCAGACGTTGAACAAATTGGGTGTCTTCACCGTGTCGTCCTTCCATGCATTCATTTGCGCACGAAGTCCCTCATTATTGAACAATTTGTTAGCCGGCCGTGGCGCTACCAAGAGAAGACCACCACTTTTATCTAGGTCGAACAGCGGATCTAGCCGAAGGTCACTCCAAATATCCTCtagagacgaagagaagacTGTAAAGGTGTCCGTGCCGGATAATCAGgtaattattcttaattctCGGGCCCGTGGTATGTCAAAATCGTGACTATGTGTCATCCTGACGTTTGCGTCTTCGATTTCTAGCTCGTTTCGGTTTTTCTACGCGATGCTATGACGGTAGAAGAATTTTTAGCGAGCGCTTGTAACAGGAAGAATCTCAATCCGATGGAGCACTTCGTGCGGGTGAAGAAACGACGTGACATGGAGGACCATAATTATTTTGTACCGCATAGAACCGATCTGATCGAAACTTACGTAAGTTGCACGATATGGAGGGAACTTTTTCGAAGGTACGAGAAAATTATCTTGGAAATTAAACGTTTCCCTCGTCGTTGCTTCAGTTGCATACGCACGAGATCGTTGAGGTCTGCGCAAAGATCTTGTATCAGGTGGAATTGCAAAGAAACACTTTGGAACAAATGTGGGGCTTCTCCGTGGAGGCCGAACTCATCGAAAATTCTGATCGACAGGACGAGCTTTGCTGCTACGTTAGCAGAGTCGAAGATAAAAGTGTGGCCATGCAGAACGGTGAGTCTCGATTTACTATCACGACGAACCTAAGTTTTAAAGGTCACGTTCGGGAATGCGGGAGTGTGAGAAACGAccttaacgatattattttaatcgtgCCAAGTGGCAGCGCGTATATCGATGTCATTGAGAAAGACCGATTCGTCACGCTTTACTGCACATTTGAACAAAGTTATCGGAATACGCTTTGACATACAAGCTCTTGTAGTGCTTATTTATTCTTCACGGTCTTCTTTTAACGGCCCATGGTAAAATGGAATGACACATTCCCTAAGTATGTTTCTTCCTGCGTCTATCTTCGTCCTCTCGCTTTATCTTTCGCATCATTCGATAACGTAATACTTTCAGGCATTATTAAGGGCGATGAGATCATGGTGATCAACGGTGCGATAGTAAGTGACTTGGATATGATGTATTTGGAAAGCGTTCTTCAAGAAGAAGTCGGTCTCTGTATGATGATGAGATCCTCGAGAACCGAACCACCGGATCTTACCGGAATCATGAGAGTCACCGATGACATCATCGAAAGTCTGGTTTGTCCTCCTCCACCTTCCGATCCGCCAGTCATAAGCGAGGAAATGATATCCGGCCTGATAGTACCAGCTCCCGGATGGAGTGAGtcttgttaattttatatcgtctCTATTATACCTAGGTGTCCTCATGCATTGCAGGACACTCTTTCCATACTTCTCGAGGCCTTTCGTTCTTCACTCTGTAACGATCTCATTAGTTCAGAGTCTAATGAAGCGACGATAATCCTTTGACCGTcaacagagaaaaaatagaacgcGGGGACGGCTGGGCCTTGATTcgagatcgataaaattatatcttccCTCTCCGGACTTTTTTCGTCGCATTTCCATATTGCGGATGAATCTTTAAAATAGAACTTACGTGCAAAAACATTATAATGCGCAACGGAACATAAGAAATGCGATCTTGACGCACCGGACGTTTCGACTTGATAACATGTTCGATTGATTTACATCGATTATCCAATTTTTTATGAAGCTATtatatcgagaaatattttactttccaTCTTCAAGCTTTTTCGAAGAATCCCCATTCGAGCTATTCCCCAAACGATCCCAGTCCATACAGGTATCCGTATCGATTTTCCAGGCAAAGAAAGTCTCATGCAAGAGTGTACGACGACCTCGCACATAGAAAATGGTAAGCAAACGTCAAGAACGAATTCTTTCgagattgaaaatttattaaaaacggCGGAACAAGTAACGGGTATTTGCCGATCGCCCGGTGAGACCAGGAAGTCGAGTCCCACCGGAAGCGTCGTGAGTTCTCATTCGCAAGCGTTAACACCAAGTAGACAGCTGAGCGACGCTGAAAAACTAAAGAAAGTGATATTAGAACTGATCGAGACTGAACGAACTTATGTAAAGGTACGATTAAAATAGATTGGAAAAACCGAGTCGGAGCGTCGATCTTTAATCTTGCATCTTTAATCGATAACATCTCGTGTTGCagaatttaaacaatttgCTGGAAAACTATTTAGAGCCCCTTAAACGCGAGACCTTCCTATCGAATGCCGAGATAAATGCACTTTTTGGAAATATTCAGGAGATAGTCACGTTTCAACGACAGTTCCTGCAAAATCTTGATCACGCAATTGAGATGGAGGCGGACTTTAACAGCTTTGATCATCCTAGTCAATTTAAGGTAAACGAGAGATCGTATGATCGCTAATCGACTCACCAtgattttcaatcgtttctcTTATTACAGGGTGTTCTGTTTTCCATTGGAAGTGCCTTCTTATATTACGTAAATCACTTCAAGCTGTACAGCTCGTTTTGCGCCAGCCATTCGAAGGCCCAAAAAGTTTTACATCCAAGTGAGTAATCGTAAAATCTATGGAGTAAGATCTATGAGTTTCATGACTATAAACTCACCGAACCGTTCAATGATTTCATATAGACGAAGGAAATCAAGCTTTACAAGAGTTTCTGCAAGCGAGAAATCCGCGTCAGCAGCACTCGTCGACATTGGAATCGTACTTGATAAAACCCATTCAAAGAATACTCAAGTATCCGTTGCTTTTGCAACAACTTAGAAATCTCACAGACGAGCGAAGCGAAGAGCATCAACATTTGATAGGTAATAGACGCGGTCGGGATTCTATATAATTGGATTATGGTACTTACGTCAAGCGATCGATTTCAGAGGCCCTTAAAGGTATGGAGAAAGTCGCGGAACATATTAACGAAATGCAAAGGATTCACGAGGAATACGGAGCTATTTTCGATCATCTCTTCAGGCAACATCAAAAATCCTGCAAACAGGTTAATAAAGCGATTTTACGATTACAATAATACCACCAGGTGGGTCTCTATATGCATCATCTACTTTCTCTAGCCGATCGATTTGAGTCCTGGAGATCTTTTGTATTATGGCGGCGTCGAGTGGCTAAATATTTCGGACTTTCttggaaagataaagaaaggctTGGAATTGCACGCCATGTGTTTCGTTTTCAAATCCGCTGTCGTGTTCCTGTGTAAGGAGAGAttaagacaaaagaaaaagctcatggtaatatatatatttaacgcgcacacacatatatatatacatatgtagacgTTTATGcgaatgatttaataaaaatttaccgAATAATCTCTAGGGAGTTTCCACGAAAGCGAATTCCAGCGAGGTAGAAATAATCCGCTATCAAGTTTTGATTCCTGTCACCGAAGTTCAAGTAAGAGCCAGTTCCGCGAAAGATATGGAATCGCATTTCCTATGGGAATTGATACATCTCAGAAGTCAATTACAGAGAAGATCGGAAAAAGTATATGTACTTTCCAACAGGTACGACTCCGAGTTTAAAATCGCTTTGCGATTTATAACTTATATCCGATATAACGATCTTGTCGGTGTTATTTTTGGAAGTAATATTGTACTCTTTCAGTACGACGGAATTTAGAAACGCGTTCCTAAAAACGATTCGACAAATCATACGAGAATCGGTCCGAAATATGAGCATTCCTTCGACGAAACAAAATCTGAACCAACCACCGATGACGATCGCACCTCGAATGTCGACCGGCCAcgtagaaaaatttgaaaagcaAGCGGTTCAGGTACAAGGTCAAAACGGTAATGGTAACACGATAGTAACTACGGGAACGTTGTCGAAAAAAGCTATAAAACAACAATTGTTAAGCAATTCGCACAATGCCAAGCGAAAGTACAGTCATTCTAAACAATCTGTGGAGCATGAGAGTTCGGAAGACAAGGATATGGAGGAACCAGTTATAAGTCAACAACAGATAATCTTTCGTACGAGAAGCAAGACCATAAGCGATACTTCAGGTAAAGTACGAATTCTTTCAACTGTCTACTTTGAATTGTCGAATGATGTCGTCATACTCGAATTTAGGCGAAGTAAAAGTTGAAATGGACTCGGGGACAAAATCGGAAGGGGAGGAAGACTCTCAAGCTTTTTTAGGCGAGAAGAAGACTAATCTGGGCCGTACACCGAATCATTTAACACTGAGCACTACTTCGACCATTTCCGCAGGAAGTACTGGCAGCCAAGCCAGGCTCATTCAGTCTTCTCACCAGCCAGAGAATTATCAACCCATTACAGTAAAAGAGCTTGGTAAGACACTCGGTAATACATTACCTTCGATATATACAGATGTATGTTAATGACATACCTCGTATAGGTTCGCCAATTTGGAAGCCCCGAGAATTACCGTCGCTCGGCGAGGCGACGACGTTACCAAGAAAGGGTAAGTCGGCCAGCGAGTTCACGGACATGACCTCGAGCCACAGCGCCTCACGGAAATCTCTCATAGAGATCAGCAATTGTGCTCAACaatctaattttaataatcacgTTTAAGTTTCAAACGTCAGGGACTAACTCGTTAAATAAAGTATCCGTTAAGTTCgaattatcgaacgaacgatgacTCTACTAATGCATAAGGCCAGACGACGACAAGTAAAAggggtagaaagaaaaagaaagagaaagagagagagagagaacgagagcgaGGGGCTGATAATAAGAAAGGCTAAGAAACACACGTTATCACCAAGGCTAATTAGCGTGTGATTTAATTTAGAAATCTCGCTCGCCGCCCACGCGGTACgcataaacgaaacgaaacgaaaacgaaatccgctcctcctcctcctcctcctcctcctcctcctcctcctcctcctcctcctacatCGTGGTAcgtattccttctttttctcattttgtcTTCCAAGTAACAACGACGTTGTGTCGTCGGCCATCTCACAATGCGGTACGATCTTCGCTATTCCCCAAAATACGTATCACATTTGCGCGACATAAAATGTCCGACATTGTGTCGCGTACACGTACGTATTGAAATA
The window above is part of the Vespula pensylvanica isolate Volc-1 chromosome 16, ASM1446617v1, whole genome shotgun sequence genome. Proteins encoded here:
- the LOC122634797 gene encoding protein still life, isoform SIF type 1 isoform X3, yielding MGNKLSCSCAPLIRKAYRYEDSPWQTGARGGIGGGGGRRGDTGHLLRLWAEVFHVSASGAGTVKWQQVSEDLVPVNITCIQDSPECVFHITAYNSQVDKILDVRLVQPGTRIGQASDCFVYWKDTMTNDTWGLNFTSPIDAKQFRECCSPSFKISRKASSSYSLKLEPPNKQKIKTRRKPVSTPASPSRSREPQCTCMPPEQFARLRNQDARYRGSCGASTLPRTMARSTEMEMTPGREKITAATSSASLYDNVNNANATPGKTPKGSEASKPKEKQNETCQTTPKTANVGIGTVTVGSQIDSPEEKGSTISPKKSQKNQDTSTQQNGTETLKSEGTQAGGTLQNKTLRKEQLHQTRSVDYTELEMQNGNIFNIVNNNNTGRKLKSKSTDDMRIENAQNGGISLDSNTLKRMLKPMSSIDSPVTSPEMTRKRHSHHNYHYHPSNNNQKYVMQEAENENYSHPYRAPYNNKFQASRSVHDMGQQYPGGRGRTYIDSERNRCTGDMSPPSDNVIFDNQCYATTPSSSNGNSDMEQPNHCNSRRCNSGQTYQQQNMQSVSTPGSPTSRLLLEYERHLRNTLAKGMDAESYSLRTFEALLTQSMENLELAENIPLNVQRTPHVSRRRLSSNKSSTLPLSYRYCTERQNSKDRDGYYSDRNEIIREKREREVDRDRGYLSDYNSRCASCIGESARAQWFRHSDGWQSGSSTLGSGASSSINPGYSSHKRESPWDSLPSLRHEGSLNDSGYKSNRTDSLEQRGTFDRQDSVRSDYMSDRDGRYGIVQQASLESTDSRLCYLTSSEMSDDDRMSLTTAVSDDDDGESVINSPYRGKQTGTAAASFNCTGAVRKAGFLSVKKWLLRKKHQIELARKRGWKGYWVCLKGTTLLFYPCDSQESRAMEAAPKHLIIVDGAIMQPIPEHPKRDYIFCLSTAFGDAYLFQAPCQVELENWVNSIHSACAAAFARHRGKTGTLHLLQEEIFRLEKAIESDHKMKHMADLQQSVVSDVETKQQINNQIVQWEENLERLHCEQFRLRCYMASLQSGELPNPKSLLTHVSRATKQTLNKLGVFTVSSFHAFICARSPSLLNNLLAGRGATKRRPPLLSRSNSGSSRRSLQISSRDEEKTVKVSVPDNQLVSVFLRDAMTVEEFLASACNRKNLNPMEHFVRVKKRRDMEDHNYFVPHRTDLIETYLHTHEIVEVCAKILYQVELQRNTLEQMWGFSVEAELIENSDRQDELCCYVSRVEDKSVAMQNGIIKGDEIMVINGAIVSDLDMMYLESVLQEEVGLCMMMRSSRTEPPDLTGIMRVTDDIIESLVCPPPPSDPPVISEEMISGLIVPAPGWSKESLMQECTTTSHIENGKQTSRTNSFEIENLLKTAEQVTGICRSPGETRKSSPTGSVVSSHSQALTPSRQLSDAEKLKKVILELIETERTYVKNLNNLLENYLEPLKRETFLSNAEINALFGNIQEIVTFQRQFLQNLDHAIEMEADFNSFDHPSQFKGVLFSIGSAFLYYVNHFKLYSSFCASHSKAQKVLHPNEGNQALQEFLQARNPRQQHSSTLESYLIKPIQRILKYPLLLQQLRNLTDERSEEHQHLIEALKGMEKVAEHINEMQRIHEEYGAIFDHLFRQHQKSCKQPIDLSPGDLLYYGGVEWLNISDFLGKIKKGLELHAMCFVFKSAVVFLCKERLRQKKKLMGVSTKANSSEVEIIRYQVLIPVTEVQVRASSAKDMESHFLWELIHLRSQLQRRSEKVYVLSNSTTEFRNAFLKTIRQIIRESVRNMSIPSTKQNLNQPPMTIAPRMSTGHVEKFEKQAVQVQGQNGNGNTIVTTGTLSKKAIKQQLLSNSHNAKRKYSHSKQSVEHESSEDKDMEEPVISQQQIIFRTRSKTISDTSGEVKVEMDSGTKSEGEEDSQAFLGEKKTNLGRTPNHLTLSTTSTISAGSTGSQARLIQSSHQPENYQPITVKELGSPIWKPRELPSLGEATTLPRKGKSASEFTDMTSSHSASRKSLIEISNCAQQSNFNNHV